Proteins encoded together in one Camarhynchus parvulus chromosome 12, STF_HiC, whole genome shotgun sequence window:
- the RASSF1 gene encoding ras association domain-containing protein 1 codes for MELIELRELQPEPRPGRGRLERANALRISPARRPGPGAHPDPRLTAAPGAGHRFEPRRRGLHTWCDLCGDFVWGGGRKSLQCRHCSFTCHYRCRALVQLDCGGPPGAGDEDDGNEQVLEKDTNVDEPSEWEKTELDQAQVEQRIKEYNSQINSNLFMSLNKDGSYTGFIKVQLKLVRPVSVPATKRVPSLQAGRPHPQGVKRRTSFYLPKGTVKHLHILSHTCASEVIDALLRKFTVIDNPRKFALFERSEKDEQVYLRKLGDDEQPLRLRLLAGPSEKVLSFILKENETGEVNWDAFSLPELHNFLLILQREEEEHVRRLRHRYARCRQKMQEALAALTPG; via the exons ATGGAGCTCATCGAGCTGCGGGAGCTGCAGCCGgagccgcggccgggccggggccgcctgGAACGAGCCAACGCGCTGCGCATCAGCCCGgcccgccggcccggccccggggcgcaTCCCGACCCGCGGCTGACGGCGGCACCGGGCGCCGGGCACCGCTTCGAGCCGCGGCGCCGCGGGCTGCACACCTGGTGCGATCTCTGCGGGGACTTCGTCTGGGGCGGCGGCAGGAAGAGCCTCCAGTGCCGCC ACTGCAGCTTCACCTGCCACTATCGCTGCCGGGCCCTAGTGCAGCTGGACTGCGGTGGCCCCCCAGGCGCTGGTGACGAGGACGATGGCAATGAGCAGGTGTTGGAGAAGGACACCAACGTG GATGAGCCCAGCGAGTGGGAGAAGACAGAGCTGGACCAGGCGCAGGTGGAGCAGCGGATCAAGGAGTACAACAGCCAAATCAACAGCAACCTCTTCATGAGCCTG AACAAGGACGGCTCCTACACCGGCTTCATCAAGGTGCAGCTGAAGCTGGTTCGCCCTGTCTCGGTGCCGGCCACCAAGCGggtcccctccctgcaggcgGGGCGGCCACACCCCCAGGGGGTGAAGCGCCGCACGTCCTTCTACCTGCCCAAGGGAACCGTCAAGCACCTGCACATCCTCTCGCACACCTGCGCCAGCGAGGTCATCGATGCGCTCCTCCGCAAGTTCACCGTCATCGACAACCCCCGCAAGTTCGCCCTCTTCGAGAGGTCTGAGAAGGATGAGCAAG TGTACCTGCGGAAGCTGGGTGACGACGAGCAGCCCCTGCGGCTGCGGCTGCTGGCCGGCCCCAGCGAGAAGGTGCTGAGCTTCATCCTGAAGGAGAACGAGACCGGCGAGGTGAAC TGGGACGCCTTCTCGCTGCCGGAGCTGCACAACTTCCTGCTGATCCTgcagcgggaggaggaggagcacgTGCGGCGGCTGCGGCACCGCTACGCGCGCTGCCGCCAGAAGATGCAGGAGGCGCTGGCCGCGCTGACGCCGGGGTGA
- the TUSC2 gene encoding LOW QUALITY PROTEIN: tumor suppressor candidate 2 (The sequence of the model RefSeq protein was modified relative to this genomic sequence to represent the inferred CDS: inserted 1 base in 1 codon), with product MGASGSKSRGLWPFATPAAGGGGPEGPGGQQALARARAARAAXPFVFTRRGSMYYDEDGDLAHEFYEETIVTKNGRKRAKLKRIHKNLIPQGIVKLEHPRIHVDFPVIICEV from the exons atGGGCGCCAGCGGCTCCAAGTCGCGGGGGCTGTGGCCCTTCGCCAccccggcggcgggcggcggcggccccgagGGCCCCGGCGGGCAGCAGGCCCTGGCCCGGGCGCGGGCCGCGCGCGCCG ACCCCTTCGTGTTCACCCGGCGCGG CTCTATGTATTACGATGAGGACGGGGATCTTGCCCACGAGTTCTACGAGGAGACAATCGTCACTAAGAACGGGAGGAAGCGCGCCAAGCTGAAGAGGATCCACAAGAACCTGATACCTCAG GGCATAGTGAAACTAGAGCATCCTCGCATTCACGTGGATTTCCCAGTGATTATCTGCGAGGTGTGA
- the HYAL2 gene encoding hyaluronidase-2 has protein sequence MRGGSAAAVAVPWLALLALARQPPEKPSAAPHLTRRPFLVAWNVPTQDCKPRFQVSFDFSIFDLDASPNEGFVGQNLTIFYKERLGLYPYYTRQGVAINGGVPQNSSLSEHLARLKGGIEKYMRSSTKEGLAVIDWEEWRPVWARNWKPKDIYREASQALVVQRHPTWPPEKVNKQAAFEFESAAQEFMVKTLRKAKSFRPKQLWGFYLFPDCYNHDYSKNKESYTGQCPDVEKSRNDQLKWLWKESMALYPSIYLDPLLDSTPNSRKFVRARVMEAMRISQKHHDDYCLPVFVYTRPTYLRKLNVLSQADLISTIGESAALGAAGAILWGDAVDTRNRELCQLMKNYLEGDLGRYVVNVTTAAELCSTTLCQGRGRCLRQDSHADVFLHLNSSNFQLRRRDADHPEHPLFWAEGQLSSADILFLRTHFHCHCYQGWQGSGCQTRAGPRSHAPGRLAPLGLGVLLLLASWCYPPLD, from the exons ATGCGCGGGGGCTCCGCGGCGGCGGTGGCTGTTccctggctggccctgctggccttGGCCCGGCAGCCCCCCGAGAAGCCGTCGGCCGCCCCCCATCTCACCCGCCGGCCCTTCCTGGTGGCCTGGAATGTGCCCACCCAGGACTGCAAGCCCCGCTTCCAGGTGTCGTTCGACTTTAGCATCTTCGACCTGGACGCCTCCCCCAACGAGGGCTTCGTGGGACAGAACCTCACCATCTTCTACAAGGAACGCCTGGGACTCTACCCCTACTACACCCGTCAAGGTGTGGCCATCAATGGTGGTGTCCCCCAAAACAGCAGCCTGTCCGAGCACCTTGCCCGCCTCAAGGGGGGCATCGAGAAGTACATGCGCTCATCCACCAAAGAAGGGCTGGCCGTCATCGACTGGGAGGAGTGGCGGCCTGTCTGGGCTCGCAACTGGAAGCCCAAGGATATCTATCGGGAGGCGTCACAGGCACTGGTGGTACAGCGTCATCCCACCTGGCCCCCTGAGAAGGTGAACAAGCAGGCAGCGTTTGAGTTCGAGTCGGCTGCCCAGGAGTTCATGGTCAAAACCCTGCGCAAGGCCAAGAGCTTCCGACCCAAACAGCTCTGGGGGTTCTACCTCTTCCCTGACTGCTACAACCACGACTACAGCAAGAACAAGGAGAGCTATACCGGGCAGTGCCCAGATGTGGAGAAGTCTCGCAACGACCAGCTGAAGTGGCTCTGGAAGGAGAGCATGGCACTCTACCCCTCCATATACCTCGACCCGCTCCTGGACTCCACTCCAAACAGCCGCAAGTTTGTGCGGGCGCGGGTGATGGAGGCCATGCGCATCTCACAGAAGCACCACGATGATTACTGCCTGCCTGTCTTTGTCTACACCCGGCCCACCTACCTCCGCAAGCTGAATGTGCTCAGCCAG gcagACCTGATCTCCACCATCGGAGAGAGCGCGGCACTGGGTGCAGCTGGGGCCATTCTGTGGGGTGATGCAGTTGACACCAGAAACCGG GAGTTGTGCCAGTTAATGAAAAACTACCTGGAGGGGGACCTGGGACGCTACGTTGTGAATGTCAcgacagcagcagagctctgcagcacgACGCTGTGCCAGGGCCGGGGTCGCTGCCTGCGCCAGGACAGCCATGCCGATGTCTTCCTCCACCTCAACTCTTCCAACTTCCAGCTGCGGCGCCGGGATGCTGaccaccctgagcaccccctCTTCTGGGCCGAGGgccagctctcctctgctgaCATACTCTTCCTACGGACCCACTTCCACTGTCACTGCtaccagggctggcagggcagtggctgCCAGACACGTGCTGGCCCCCGCAGTCACGCCCCTGGCCGTTTGGCACCGCTGGGACTTGGGGTGCTGTTGCTGCTTGCAAGCTGGTGCTACCCGCCCCTGGACTGA